TCTGTAAGACCTAACTTGTCGAGCTTATCGATCTTGGCGTTTCCGACGCTTGCTGCGGATTCCTTGATCTGTTTCTTTGTAGGGAAAGCATCCTTGATCTTTCCGAAAACAGTCTTGGGGCCCTGTACGTTCTTTAAGATCTTATCGAGAGCTCTTATGAACTGGTTTGCCTGCGCCTTTGTGATGATAAGGGGAGGTGCGAGCCTGATCGTTGACTTGCCGATGGCACTTACGAGGATACCCATTGAGAATAACTGTTCACGCATTCCCTGGGCAGTGATCGTGTCATCGAATTCGATACCGATAAGAAGGCCCTTGCCCCTTACCGAACGGATGCAATTATATTTTGCCCTGAGCTTGCCGAGCTTCTCGAAAAGCTCTTCGCTTACTTCTCTTACATTATCGATTATGTTTTCTTCTTCGATAGTTTCCATAACGGCATTACCTGCTGCGCAAGCTAACGGGTTTCCGCCGAAAGTCGAACCATGGTCGCCGGGCTTCATGCCTGTAGCGATCTCATTTGTCGTGAGCATTGCACCGATCGGTACGCCGCCGCCAAGGCCCTTTGCGAGGGTCATGATGTCAGGCTGTACTCCGTAGTTCTGATAGCAGAACATCTTTCCTGTACGTCCGATACCTGTCTGGACTTCATCGAAAATAAGGAGAACATTCTTTTCGTGACAGAGCTTCTTTACTGCCTGGATATATTCAAGGTCAGCAGGATGAACGCCGCTCTCACCCTGTACGAGTTCGAGCATGATGGCAGCTGTCTTAGGTGTAACAGCCTCGATCAATGCATCGATGTCGTTATAAGGAACATAAACAAAGCCGGGGAGATTAGGTTCGAAAGGCCTCTGGAATTTCTCCTGGCCTGTAGCCGCAACGGTTCCCATAGTTCTTCCGTGGAAGCTCATGGTAGCCGTGATGATCTCGTACTTCTTAATATCCTTATAGTAGAAATAGCTGCGTGCGAGCTTGATTGCCGCTTCGTTTGCTTCAGCACCGGAATTGCAGAAGAATACCTTGTCTGCAAAGCTTGCGCGGCAGAGCCTGTAAGCGAGCTCAGACTTCTGCGGGATGTAATAGTAGTTGCAGGCATGAATGATGCTCTTTGCCTGTGAACATATAGCCGATGTGAGCTTCGGATGAGCGTAGCCCAGGCAGTTAACGGCGATGCCGCCGATCATATCGAGATACTTCTTGCCTTCAGTGTCATAGAGATAGCAGCCCTTGCCCTTTGTGAAAGCAACAGGGAGGAGGTTAAATACCTGAAGACAGTAATTCTTGTCGTAATCCTGAATCAGGGAGAGATCATTTTCTATACTCATAGTGCTCTTTTTTCTCCTTTACGATCATTGTGCCGATTCCGTTCTTTGTAAATGTCTCGAGAATGATGGAGTGAGGAATCCTTCCATCTATTATGTGGGCTCTGTCGACACCACGCAATACGGTATCGAGACAACCTTCGATCTTGGGGATCATTCCTCCGCTGATTATTCCTTCTTCAACGAGATCCTTGATGTCGTTCTGATCAAGGACAGGGATGATGTAGTCTGAACCGTCTTCGAGCTTTCTTAATACGCCGCCGACGTCGGTTAAAGTGATGAGCTTTGAAGCTCCTAATGCTACTGCAACTTCAGCAGCAACGGTGTCAGCATTGATGTTGTAGCTCTCGCCGTCCTTGCCGACACCGATAGGTGCGATGACAGGGATATATTCGTCGTTTGCGAGCATCGAGATGACCTTTGTGTTGATCTTCTTGATCTTGCCTACATAACCGATATCGATGGGATTGCCTTCAGCGTCTTCCGTGAGTTTCTCAGCTTCGATGAGGTTTCCGTCAATGCCTGAGATACCGATAGCCTTTGCGCCTTTTCCGCAGAGTGTGGAAACGATATCTTTATTGGTCTTACCGATCAATACCATCTGGGCATATCCCATAGTCTCATCGTCTGTATATCTGAGACCGTTAACAAAGTGGGATTCCTTGTTGACCTTTTTGAGCATGTCGCTGATGTCGGGTCCGCCGCCGTGAACGATGACCGGGTTGATCCCGATGTACTTGAGAAGAGTTATATCGTCCATGACAGACTGCTTCAGGTCTTCGTTGATCATGGCATTTCCGCCGTACTTGATAACGAATGTCTGGCCTCTCATCTTCCTGATGTAGGGGAGTGACTCGATAAGGATCGAAGCCCTGTCAACATTATTCTGCATATCGCCCGAGATAACGGGTATTTCTTTGTTTCCTGCCATGATCAGATACCTCTTACTATATTCTTGAGTCCGGCTGTTTCTTCGAAACCGAACATTACGTTTGCCGCCTGAATTGCCTGGAGCGCTGCGCCCTTGCCGAGATTGTCCTGTGCCGAGAAGAGCTTGATCACTCCGGTATCGGGATCGTAAACACCGTTGACGTCGATATAATTTGAACCTGCTACAGCCTTTACGTCGGGAAGTGTCTTTCCGGGGAGAACTCTTACGAAGTTCTCATCCTTATAGAACTCCTGGTAGATCTCGTTGATCTTCTCGGAGGATACATCCTTGAAAGCTTCTGTGGGCTTTACGTAGATGCTTGCGAGCATTCCGCGCTTGAAAGGTGCCAGGTGGGGAGTAAAGGTGACTTTGATATCACCGGGCTTCTTTCCTGCGAGGAAAGAGCACTGCTCCGAGATCTCCGTTGTGTGACGGTGTCCGACTGCACCATAGGGCTTGAAAGCTTCGTCAGTCTCACAGAAAGCATATGCGAGATCTGCTTTTCTTCCTGCGCCGCTTACACCTGATGTTGCATCGATGATGATCGAATTCTCATCTATAAGGTGATCCTTAAGGAAAGGTGCGAGAGCGATGAGTGAGCATGTCGGGTAGCAACCGGGATTTGCAACGAGCTTTGCTGTCTTAAGATTCTCCCTGTAGAACTCCGGAATGCCGTAAACTGCTTCATTAAGGAGTTCCGGATTGGGATGTGTGAGCTTATATGATTTCTCGTAAGTTGCGAGATCCTTATATCTGAAGTCACCGCTGTGATCGATTACCTTTGTGCCTGCCTTAAGGAGTTCGGGAACGATCTTTGCAGATACTCCGTGAGGAAGAGCTGTAATTACAAGGTCGGAATCTTTAGCTACCTCTTCATAGGGGAGATCTTCACAGACAACGTCTACGATGCCTCTGAATTCGGGATAGATCTCAGAATAAGGCTTGCCTGCGAAAGTCTGGCTGGTCAGATGTCGGAATCTGAAGAAAGGGTGGCCTGCAAAACCTCTAACGAGTTCTGCACCAACATATCCTGTTGATCCTATAATAGAAACATACTTAACAGATTCTTCAATCGCCATTTTAATTGCCTCCGATTAGGGTGAATAATCCCCACCTTGATGTTTGATTTATGCAATATAATGCATAAATATTCAAAAGTCAACCGGATTATGCATAAATATATTACATAATAGTATTAGCGGGGATCTTTCCGCATAATAACGCATAAGCCGGCTGATAGTGCAGATTGCCTGTAAAGGTAACCCAAACGTAATAAATTAAACCCTTTTTTCAGGCCCAAAAGGGTATATTGCACAATAAGAAAAAGGTGGAAAAATGCCTCAAATTATTTGTTTTGCCACTCTTTCTTGTACAACACACACAAAATAGTTAAAGGGCATTTGATATATTTACCAAGCAACGGAAATTACCATGCCAAATTAGCAAAACTTTTTTTGGTGAGAGTGTCATATAGTAAACAAATAAGCGTTTTGTTACTATTCTCATAGTTATCTTGCCCGCTTTGCGTGGGCACATTTTTGGAGGTTATAAGTTATGGCAAGTTTATCTTTCCAGCACGTTTACAAGAAGTATGAAGGCGGCGTAGTCGCAGTTTCAGATTTCAATCTTGACGTAGCAGATAAGGAATTCGTTATCCTCGTAGGACCTTCCGGATGCGGTAAGTCAACAACTCTCCGTATGCTCGCTGGTCTCGAAGATATTTCAGAGGGTGAAATTTATATCGACGATCGTTGTGTAAACGACGTACTCCCTAAGGACAGAGACATCGCAATGGTATTCCAGAACTACGCTCTCTATCCTCACATGTCAGTTCGTGACAACATGGCATTCGCACTTAAGCTCAGAAAGATGCCTAAGGACGAGATCAACCGCCGTGTTCAGGAAGCAGCTAAGATCCTTGAGATCGAGCACCTCTTAGACAGAAAGCCTAAGGCTCTCTCCGGTGGTCAGCGTCAGAGAGTTGCTCTCGGCCGTGCTATCGTACGTGACCCTAAGGTCTTCCTCATGGACGAGCCTCTCTCCAACTTGGACGCTAAGCTCCGTGTACAGATGCGTGTTGAGATCACAAAGCTCCACCACAGACTTAAGACAACATTCGTTTACGTTACACACGACCAGACAGAAGCTATGACCATGGGTACCAGAATCGTAGTTATGAAGGACGGCTTCATCCAGCAGGTTGACTCTCCTACGGAGCTCTATGACAACCCGGTTAACACATTCGTTGCAGGATTCATCGGAATGCCTCCTATGAACTTCATCAATGCTGTTATCAACGTTGAAGGTTCTGACGTATTCGTTTCTTTCGAGAACGTTACAATCAAGCTTCCTGAGAGATATGCAGTTGAGGAAGTTATGGAGCGCGACGGTCAGGAAGTTATCTTCGGTGTTAGACCTGAGGCTATCACAGACGATATCACATACGTAACAGATCACCCTGAATCAGCATTCACAGCTGACGTAGACGTCGTAGAAATGCTCGGTGCTGAGACATATCTCTATGTCACAGTTAACGGATCACTCCCGCTCACATGCCGTGTTGACCCTACAACATCCCAGTCTGCAGTTGGTCAGGTTGTTGACCTCGCAGTTGACTCCAACCGTATCCACCTCTTCGATAAGGATACAGAGCAGAGCATCATTTCCTAATAAAATAATCTTAGAACCTCAATTCAGAGACCGTGAATTCCAAAAAGAGTTCACGGTCTCTTTTTATGTGGCAAATCAGTGTCAGATCGCTTCAAAACTTGCACCTTTTTAAGAAAAATAATATGATTTAATGTAGCGTTTTATGGACGTTCATATATGCTTCTTGAGAGGTGGAAACCATGGAAGAGATTAAAAAATGCATGCGACAGGTAAAAACGATTATTTCCGTTAACTGCGGAGTGATTGATACGGCAGGCAAGATCCTTGCTGCGACGAATGAGATCGGTGATGAAGAGACTGATCCTTCCTTCAGAGCAGTTGTATCTTCAGACAACCTTTTCGCTTCCACCGCTGACAGAACATATCTGAAAGTTTTCATCGGAGAACAGCTCAAATACATTCTCTATATCGAAAGCACTGATCCTGATGCGAAGATCTCGCTTCAGCTCATTGCCGAGTGGATGAAGACTCTTGTTAAGGAGAAGGGTACAGATGCTGAGAAGGCAATCTTCATCCGTAACGTCCTCCTCGACAACGAGATCAGATCAGAAGTTCCCATGATCGCAAGGGGATATAAGATCGACTGCAATAATCCGAGACTCGTTCTCGTAGTAAGAACCGGTGCTGATCAGAGTGCTGAAGCATTCGAGATCCTGCAGAATCTCTATACAGATTCTGATGTTGCTACTGTTATCTCAATGGATGACACAACAGCTATCGTAATCATCGATGCTCTGGAATCCCAGGTAAGCGAAGATACAAAGGACAGCTTCATCGAAGAGACCTCACAGTCAGTTCTGGCATGCCTTACATCTGAAGGCTGCAAGGCTAAGGTTGCAGTAGGTTCTGTAGTAGGTTCTTTCATGGATATCAGCAAGTCTTATTCTGATGCCATGACAGCTCTTAAGGTCAGCAAGATCTTTGACGGCGAGTCCGATCTCTCCAGATATGACAAGCTCGGCTTGGGCAGACTCATCTACCAGCTCCCTAAGCCTCTCTGTGAAATGTTCATCAGAGAAGTTTTCCCTAACGAAGCTTTCAAGCAGTTGGATGAAGAAACAAGAACCACAATCGATACATTCTTTGCGAATGACCTCAACGGTTCCGAGACTTCAAGAGAACTGTTCGTTCACAGAAATACGCTCGTATACAGACTTGAAAAGGTTAAGACCAAGACAGGCCTTGACTTAAGGAAATTCGACGACGCGGTACTCTTTAAGATGGCAACTATGGTAAGGACCTATATCGACTATCTTAACGATACCAATGACAACAAGATCAGGTAATTAATTTGATAGATTTTATTGATGTAGAGAAAACATATGCTTCGGGAGTTGAAGCCTTAAAGGGAATCAACTTAACGATTGAAGACGGCGAATTCGTCTTCGTAATCGGTAAATCAGGATCAGGAAAGTCGACCCTCCTTAAGTGCATCACTTGCGAGGAGAGACCCACTTCAGGCAAAGTTACTATCGACAATTTCGATATTTCACATATGAGCCGCGCGCTCGTTCCTTATCTGCGCCGTAAGATCGGAATGATCTATCAGGACTTCCGTCTGATCGAGACTAAGACAGTAGCAGAAAATGTTGCTTTCGCAGGCGAGATCATCGGCGTACCCAAGCAGAGCCTTATGAATACGGTTCAGATCTGCTTATCCGTAGTAGGACTTAAGGACAAGGCAGACTGTTATCCCCAGGAGCTCTCCGGCGGTGAGCAGCAGAGAGTCGCTATTGCACGCGCAATGGTAAATAACCCCAGCCTTATCGTAGCTGACGAGCCTACAGGCAATTTAGACCCTGAGACATCCGAAGCTATTATGGCGATGCTCTTAGAGCTCAACCAGAACGGCGGCACGACGGTAATCATCTGCACACATGACAGCACGATGGTTGACCGTATGAAGCAGAGAGTTATCGAGATCGATGACGGTCTTGTTATAAGAGATGAAACAGCCAGCGGTTATAAGGGTGACCAGGAGCATGAAGCTTCTTTGGCACAGAACGCGAGAACATCTCTTTATGGCGGCGAGAACGGATCTTCCGTTGCCTTCGGTGACGATGAAGAATATAACGACGGTTATGACGATGCAGAATATGCCGATACAAAGAACAACGGCGTGCTTTTTGGCGATAACCAGAAAGCAAGAGAGTACGAACCTGTTGAAGAATCCTTCAAGCCTGAATTCGATCTGGACAAGGAAGTAACTCCCATCACAGCAATTCCCGATGAGGTATTTAATCCGGAACCTGTACAGGAAGTCGTTGTTGAAACCATAGAACTGGAAAATGCAGAAGAGCCGAAAGAACCAGAAAAGGTTGAAGAACCTGAAAAAGAATCTGAGTTCTTTAAGGCAGAAGAACCCAAAGAGCCTGAAGTAAAGGCTGTTCCGGAAGATAAAGAAGAAACTGAAGAAGCAGAAGAGGAAGATATCCCTCAGGAACCTGAGATCATTGAGATCAATATTCCTGAGAATACGACTGCTTTCTCCTTTGGAGATGAAGTTGCAAAAACTGCTGAGGCTCCGAAGGCACCTGCTCCCAAAGCTCCCGTTGCGCAAGTAGCTCCCCGGGATCTCGATCCTGATTTGGATCCGGATGAGGTTATGGCAGTTTCGAGTCAGGAGCCTGACTATGCAAAGGAAGCAAGACGCGAACTGAAGCGCAGGGAAAAGGCGGAAAAGGCTGCTTTGAAGGAAGCTAAGCGCAAGGAAAAGCTTGATAAGAAGAAAAAAGTGAGAAGAACAGATTTCAAGCCCGGAACTGATATTGATATGATGCCGGAGGATGATGAATAATGACCGGAAGAGCTTTAATTAATTCAATCAAAGAAGGCTTTCGCGGAATCATCAGACATCCGCTCGTTACCATAGCCTCTATCACGACCATCATGCTGATGCTCATAATCATGGGCGCTTTTTACATGTTCTCTGTTAATGCCAGAAGGATCATGAGAAAGCTCTCACAAAGACCTCCTATTGAGGTTTATATGGTCCTCCAGAGCACTGAAGAGCAAAGAGCCACAGTAGCTCAGAACCTTAAGGATAATCCTGATATCATTGAGTTTACGATGGCTTCTCCTGAGGAGAACTATAACAGCTTTAAGGAAAACCTCGGATCATCTTCATCTATCCTTGATGACTTTGATTACAATATGTATCTTCCTTATACATTTAATATAAGACTCTCCGATCCTTCAAAGGCAAATGAAGTCTGCGCAGTGATCGAGACTTATACGGGAGTTTCAAAGGTTGCCCAGGAAAGCAATGTAATGACATTCCTTACCAAGGCTTCAAGGATCGTTAATGTTACGACGGCAGTATCGTTCGTCGTTCTTTTCGTAATCGCATTGTTCATTATCTCGAACATGGTACGTATCTCTGTTTACTCCAGAGCTTCAGAGATCGAGATCATGAAATTTGTCGGCGCTACAAACAACTACATCAGGCTTCCTTATATTACGGAAGGCGCTATGGTTGGTCTTTTCAGCGCGCTGACTTCATGGGCTATCACAACGATCGTTTATCATTCAGTCTATGCAAAGGCTATGAGCTCGATCGACCCGACAAGCTTTTACGCCCTGGCTACAACGAGATCCCTCATGTGGCATGAGCTCGTTATCTTAGTCGTAATGGGATTGATAATTGGAGCAGTAGGAAGCGGTATTTCAGTACGTCAATATATCAAAGTGTGAGGCATATTATGATAAACACAGAAACTATTGAAAGAAGCGAAAAAAAGGGGAATAGGATTTTAAAGAAGCTGGCGATGTTTGGTGTCGCTATGCTTTGCTGCCTTGTGGCAACGGCTTCGAGCTCATGGCTCAGTTCTGAAAAAGTAGTTGCGGTAGGCGGTGTTCCGATCATCGTTAATAAAGTAACTGTTGAAGATATCAACAATGCGAAAAAGAAGAGAGACGCTGCCAAAGAAGATGCCAAGAAGGCTAAGCAGAAGATCGCCGACCTTAAAAACCAGAAGGAACAGATCTCCGGAGAACTCTCAAAGCTTAACCAGGCTAATGCCGAGCAGAAGGCACAGTATGAGCTTATCGCATCACAGTTGGAGGCAGCTCTTGATGAAAAGGCTGCAGCATTAGACGAATATATCGAAGCTCAGGAAAACCTTGAAAAGCAACAGAAGCTTTTCACTGACAGAATTACCATCATGTTCGAGTATCAGAACAAATCGACATTGGAAGTCCTTTTGGAATCTGACAGCATTGCCGGTTTCTTCACAAACATGCAGGTTATCTCACTTATCGCAGATTCTGATGCTCAGGCTGTAGATATGCTCCAGTCCGCATTGGACGATGCCGAGCTTCAGGCTGATCTCAAGCTCAAGCATGCAGAAGAGATGCAGGCAATAGCGGATGAGAAGAAGCGTCAGTTAGACGAGCTCGAAAAACTTATCGGCCAGACCGAGGAAACACTCAGCAATGTTGATACAGACATCGACTCCATGGAGAAGATGGAGGACGAACTCGAGAAGGAAGCTAAGAAGCTCGAGGATAAGATCAAGAGCCTCCAGACCCAGTACAACAAGGAAAATGCAGCAACCGGCGGCGGTGGTGCAGGAACTACCAAGTATAACAGCAAGGGTACAAAGGAAGTTGGCGGTGTAACATGGCGCTGGCCTACATATTGCACCAGCATTACTTCTTACTACGGATACAGAATCCATCCCGTATATAAGACAAAGAAGTTCCACTCCGGTGTAGATATCGGTGCAGGTTATGGTGATACGATCATGGCTGCAGCTTCAGGTACGGTAATCCTCGTTTCAGAACCTGTAGAAGGTAAGAACAAGGGCGGTTCCGGATACGGCAACTACTGCATCATTGATCACGGCAACGGATATTCGACTCTTTACGGACATGCAAGAGACATCTATGTAAAGGTAGGTCAGAAGGTTTCCCGCGGCAAGGCTATCGGCGAAGTCGGAAGCACTGGTACATCAACAGGTGCGCATCTCCACTTCGAAGTCCGTGTCAACGGCAGCACTACAAACCCTCTTAACTATCTGCCGTAATTCTTTATGGACGACAGCTTTTACGACATACTTGCCCTTCACTACGATGATCTTCAGATAAACGGCGATACTTCAGCCTGGGGACCGTATATATACGGACTTATCAATGATCATTGCAAGATCAAGGAACCATCGGTTACTGATCTTGGCTGCGGAACAGGTGTCGTAACTAATTTCCTCGCTTCAAAGGGATTAAATGTTACGGGAGTAGATCTTTCTCCCGATATGCTCTCACTGGCTTCATCAGGTGATGAGACGGGTACGGTTTCCTGGATATGTGCTGATATCACATCCTACGAAGGTCCCATGTGCGGATGCTTCATATCAACAATGGATACGGTAGGTCACATAACTGATCCGGAAGATCTTGCAAAGATCTTTTCAATGGTATCGGACAGTCTTGAAGAAGGCGGAGTATTTATCCTCGATACGACCACAAAGCATCATTTCGAAGAATCTCTGGGCGACAATGTTTTCTACGAAGACTACGATGGCTTTACTCTCCTTTGGGTAAATCATTACGATAAGGATGAAAAGATCAATCATGCAGAGCTCACGCTTTTCGAGCTGACAGAAGATGACCTCTATGAGAGATATGACGGCGAACTTACTGCAAGATTTCATTCCCCCGAAGAGATAGAAGATATGGCAGAAAAGGCCGGACTTAAAAAACTCGCAGTATATGGCGAACTTAACAGGGAAGAGCCCTCTTTAAAAGACGAACGGATCTTCTTTGTATTCGGTAAATAAATATATATATAAGGAACTGACATGGCAGATAACGCATATTATGTACCGGGCGCGCCCGAAGACTTGAAAAAGGACCACATCGTAAGAGCTGAAGGCTTGGGCGGTCTTGTTAAGTGTCTTTGCGTGAGCACGAAGACTGTCTGCGAGACTGCCAGGGTCATGCATCAGATGTCTCCTGCGGCGACAGCAGCTCTGGGCAGATTCATGACAGGTTCTCTTCTTATTTCCGAATCCATGAAGAATCCCGGAGACACTCAGACTACGATAATCAGGGGCGACGGACCGATGGAAGGCATGACATGCGTTACCGATTTCGGTTTTAAGGTAAGGGCATATCCTGTTGAATCCGTTGTTCCGACGGAATATCACAGGCCCGGCAAGATAAATGTCGGTGCTGCAGTAGGCAAGGGCAGCCTTACAGTTGTAAGGGATATCGGCCTTAAAGAACCTTATGTCGGCGTATCCGAACTGGTATCGGGCGAGATCGCGGAAGATTTTGCTTATTATCTTGCTAAATCTGAACAGACAAAGTCGATAGTATCTCTTGGTGTATTGCTCGAAAAAGGTGAGGTTTCCCATGCGGGCGGCCTTATGATCCAGCTCCTGCCCGGAGCAGGCGAAGATGAGATCTCTTATCTCGAAAAAAGAGCAGCAGGTTTCCCTGAGATATCATTCCTTTTCAGTGAAGGATTTACTCCGGCACAGATAATCGACCTTTTCATGGGCGATCCTGATCTTAAATATCTCGATGGCAAAGAAGTGGAGTTCAAGTGCAACTGCAGCAGGGAAAGAATGCTGACAGGCCTTGCAGCTTTGGGCAAAAATGACATCGAAGAGATCACAAAAGACGGCAAGCCGATCGAAACAGTATGCAGATTTTGCAACAGTAAATATGTTTTTGAGCCCGAAGAACTCAAAAAACTGTAAAAAACAGGGGCAAAACTGTAAAAAAGTGCTTGCAAATCACAAAACAAGATAGTAGAATACCTTTCGCACGCGTCTAAACAGGGATAATTCTGCCCTTTAGTACGAGTGATAAGGCTTTGATAACGGAGATTGCCACGAGGTAAGGCGCCAGCTGCGCGATAACTTGCGAGGTGGGTAACTTCGAAGGAGCCGAAGGCAGAGGATACGATCCGATGCCGTCTCGGAACCCTATGGTTCGGAGAGTTCGAAGCAGTACGTTACTGCCCAGAGAACCAAAGTGCCGCCCTAAGGTGGTAACTGGATAGTCTGGGTTTTTGAATGGAAAGCCAAGACACTCCCGACAGGGTTGAGAAAAAGAAATACAGCTTATAGTAAGGAGGCCAACAAAATGGCAACAAAGACAACAATGGTCAGAATTAAGCTCAAGGCTTATGATCACAAGATTCTCGACGAGAGCGCAAAGCTTATCGTAGACGCACTTGCTCGTGACGATGCAAGCTTCTCCGGTCCTATCCCGCTCCCTACAGAGAAAGAGGTTGTTACGATCCTTCGTTCACCTCACGTAAACAAGGATTCCCGTGAGCAGTTCGAGCAGAGAACTCACAAGAGAATCATCGACGTCTATACACCGTCTTCTCAGACGATGGATGACATTGGCAAGCTTGACATGCCTGCAGGCGTTTCTATTGAAGTAAAGATCAAATAAAAACGCTTTAAGGCTTAATTCGGCATTTAAGGAACGCCAAGCCTTAGATCGCCGAGGTCACGTTCTTCGGCAAACCGTTGAACCAATAACCTAAATAGGAGGAAAGAACTTTATGACGAAATTCATCATTGGCAGAAAGTCCGGCATGACACAGTTGTTCGATGACAACGGCAACGTTATTCCGGCAACCGTTATAAGCTGCGAGCCTATGTACGTGCTCCAGAACAAGACGGTAGAGACTGACGGATACAAGGCCTGCAAAGTAGGCACAGGTTCCATCAGAGCAAAGCTTGTAAACAAGCCTGACGCAGGACAGTTCAAGAAGGCTGACGTTGAGCCTAAGAGAATTATCCGCGAATTCACACCCGACGAAGAGTACAGCCTCGGACAGGAGATCAAAGTATCCGATATGTTCGCAGTTGGCGACAAGGTCGACGTAAGCGGCGTATCCAAGGGTAAGGGTTTCCAGGGCAACATCAAGCGTCACGGACAGAAGGGTGGTCCTTCTGGTCACGGCTCCATGTATCACAGAAGAGTCGGTTCAATGGGCGCTACTTCCACACCCGGTAGAGTTGTACCTGGTAAGAAGATGCCTGGACATATGGGTGCAGTTAACTGCACAGTACAGAACCTTAGCGTTGTCATGGTTGACGGCGACAGAGGAATCCTCGTAATCAGAGGAGCTATCCCTGGTCCTAAGGGCGGTATCGTAACAGTACAGAATACTGTTAAGGCATAAGACGGAGGAACAGAATAATGGCTAAAATTGATGTTAAAGATTTGACAGGTGCCGTTAAGGGTTCCATCGAGCTTTCCGATGAGATTTTCGGCATCGAGCCCAACGAAGTTGCAATGTCTACAGTAGTTAGAAACCAGCTTGCAAACAGAAGACAGGGCACACAGAAGACAAAGACAAGAAGCGAAGTATCCGGTGGCGGTAAGAGACCTTACAGACAGAAGGGTACAGGTAGAGCTCGTCACGGTTCAACAAGATCCGCACAGTATGTTGGCGGCGGAATCATCTTTGGACCCAACCCCAGATCATACAGCTACACAGTACCTAAGAAGATCAAGAGACTTGCTCTTAAGTCCGCTCTTTCTTCAAAGGTTGCTTCTGAGAAGATGATCGTTATCGAGAACA
The window above is part of the Ruminococcaceae bacterium R-25 genome. Proteins encoded here:
- a CDS encoding acetylornithine/N-succinyldiaminopimelate aminotransferase, with protein sequence MSIENDLSLIQDYDKNYCLQVFNLLPVAFTKGKGCYLYDTEGKKYLDMIGGIAVNCLGYAHPKLTSAICSQAKSIIHACNYYYIPQKSELAYRLCRASFADKVFFCNSGAEANEAAIKLARSYFYYKDIKKYEIITATMSFHGRTMGTVAATGQEKFQRPFEPNLPGFVYVPYNDIDALIEAVTPKTAAIMLELVQGESGVHPADLEYIQAVKKLCHEKNVLLIFDEVQTGIGRTGKMFCYQNYGVQPDIMTLAKGLGGGVPIGAMLTTNEIATGMKPGDHGSTFGGNPLACAAGNAVMETIEEENIIDNVREVSEELFEKLGKLRAKYNCIRSVRGKGLLIGIEFDDTITAQGMREQLFSMGILVSAIGKSTIRLAPPLIITKAQANQFIRALDKILKNVQGPKTVFGKIKDAFPTKKQIKESAASVGNAKIDKLDKLGLTDGKESKDIDIIDEND
- a CDS encoding N-acetylglutamate kinase, whose amino-acid sequence is MAGNKEIPVISGDMQNNVDRASILIESLPYIRKMRGQTFVIKYGGNAMINEDLKQSVMDDITLLKYIGINPVIVHGGGPDISDMLKKVNKESHFVNGLRYTDDETMGYAQMVLIGKTNKDIVSTLCGKGAKAIGISGIDGNLIEAEKLTEDAEGNPIDIGYVGKIKKINTKVISMLANDEYIPVIAPIGVGKDGESYNINADTVAAEVAVALGASKLITLTDVGGVLRKLEDGSDYIIPVLDQNDIKDLVEEGIISGGMIPKIEGCLDTVLRGVDRAHIIDGRIPHSIILETFTKNGIGTMIVKEKKEHYEYRK
- a CDS encoding N-acetyl-gamma-glutamyl-phosphate reductase; the encoded protein is MAIEESVKYVSIIGSTGYVGAELVRGFAGHPFFRFRHLTSQTFAGKPYSEIYPEFRGIVDVVCEDLPYEEVAKDSDLVITALPHGVSAKIVPELLKAGTKVIDHSGDFRYKDLATYEKSYKLTHPNPELLNEAVYGIPEFYRENLKTAKLVANPGCYPTCSLIALAPFLKDHLIDENSIIIDATSGVSGAGRKADLAYAFCETDEAFKPYGAVGHRHTTEISEQCSFLAGKKPGDIKVTFTPHLAPFKRGMLASIYVKPTEAFKDVSSEKINEIYQEFYKDENFVRVLPGKTLPDVKAVAGSNYIDVNGVYDPDTGVIKLFSAQDNLGKGAALQAIQAANVMFGFEETAGLKNIVRGI
- a CDS encoding carbohydrate ABC transporter ATP-binding protein (CUT1 family), with the translated sequence MASLSFQHVYKKYEGGVVAVSDFNLDVADKEFVILVGPSGCGKSTTLRMLAGLEDISEGEIYIDDRCVNDVLPKDRDIAMVFQNYALYPHMSVRDNMAFALKLRKMPKDEINRRVQEAAKILEIEHLLDRKPKALSGGQRQRVALGRAIVRDPKVFLMDEPLSNLDAKLRVQMRVEITKLHHRLKTTFVYVTHDQTEAMTMGTRIVVMKDGFIQQVDSPTELYDNPVNTFVAGFIGMPPMNFINAVINVEGSDVFVSFENVTIKLPERYAVEEVMERDGQEVIFGVRPEAITDDITYVTDHPESAFTADVDVVEMLGAETYLYVTVNGSLPLTCRVDPTTSQSAVGQVVDLAVDSNRIHLFDKDTEQSIIS
- a CDS encoding carbohydrate diacid regulator; amino-acid sequence: MEEIKKCMRQVKTIISVNCGVIDTAGKILAATNEIGDEETDPSFRAVVSSDNLFASTADRTYLKVFIGEQLKYILYIESTDPDAKISLQLIAEWMKTLVKEKGTDAEKAIFIRNVLLDNEIRSEVPMIARGYKIDCNNPRLVLVVRTGADQSAEAFEILQNLYTDSDVATVISMDDTTAIVIIDALESQVSEDTKDSFIEETSQSVLACLTSEGCKAKVAVGSVVGSFMDISKSYSDAMTALKVSKIFDGESDLSRYDKLGLGRLIYQLPKPLCEMFIREVFPNEAFKQLDEETRTTIDTFFANDLNGSETSRELFVHRNTLVYRLEKVKTKTGLDLRKFDDAVLFKMATMVRTYIDYLNDTNDNKIR